One Streptomonospora salina genomic window, GTCGTCAACCGCACCCCGATGCACGAACGGCTGCTGGGCGCCGACTACCCGCTGTTCGCCGGTGAGGACGCCGACTCGGTCGCCGACGCGCTGACCCTGGCCGCCGACCCGGACCTGTACCGCGAAGCGGCCGAACGCTGCCGCACCGCCGCCGCGGACTTCAGCCTGGACCGCGCCGCCGAGCGGTTGCGCAGCTACCTGGACCTGGTCTTTCCGCAGGCGCCGGCGGGAACCGACCCGCAGCGGCCGGTCAAGGTGGTCATCGCCGGCCACGACCTGAAGTTCTTCACCCGGCTGTCGGAGTTCCTGACGTCGCTGCCCGGTCTGGAGGTGCGCGTGGACCAGTGGGAGTCGCTGCGCAACCACGACCAGTACCGCAGCAGGGAGCTGGCCGCCTGGGCCGATGTCGTCATCTGCGAGTGGTGCGGCCCCAACGCGCTGTTCTACGCCGAGCACAAGAGGGCCGGCCAGCGGCTGGTGGTGCGCCTGCACCGCTTCGAGCTCTACGCGGAGTGGCCGCGCAAGCTCGACATCGACAAGGTCGACGCGGTCGTGTGCGTCAGCCCGTACTACGCGTCCCTGACGCGCGAGCTCGCCGGATGGCCCGCCGACAAGGTCGTCGTGCTGCCCAACTGGGTCGACGTCGACCAGCTCGACCGGCCCAAGCTGCCCGGAGCGGAGTTCACCCTCGGCATGGTCGGGATCGCGCCGTCGCGCAAGCGGTTGGACCGCGGTATCGAGGTGCTGGGCGAGCTGCGCCGGCGCGACCCCCGCTTCACGCTCGCGGTCAAGACCAAGCAGCCCTGGGACTACTGGTGGGTGTGGAACCGGCCGGAAGAGCGCGAGTACTACGAGCGCACCTACCGCACCGTCCAGCGCGACCCGCTGCTGGCCGAGGGGGTGGTCTTCGACCCGTTCGGCCCCGACGTAGCCACGTGGCTGCGCCGGGTCGGGTTCATGCTTTCCACCAGCGACGACGAGAGCTTCCACTTGGCCCCGGCCGAATGCGCGGCCTCGGGGGGCGTTCCCGCGGTGCTGACCTGGCCGGGAGCCGACACCATCTACTCCGGTCGATGGCTGCACGACAGCCCGGCGGAGATGGCCGAGGCCATCCACGGCGTCGTCTCCGAGGGCCGCTTCGACGCCGCGCGCATGGCGGCCAGAGCCGAGATCACCGGGAACTACTCGCTGGACCGTGTCTGCGGCATGTGGACCGACCTGGTCGTGCACGGCAAGGTTCCCGCGGTGCAGGATCCCGTGGGAGCCGCGGCCGCCTGAGGAGCGGCCCGGAGCCGGGGGCATCCGGACCGCGGGGGAGCTCAGCGGGGGCGTTCGGGAGCGGGCCGGCGTCGAGGCCGGTACCGCCGCCTCGCCGATCGCGGCCGGGCGGCCCTCGGCACGGACGATCGAAGCCGCCCGGGCGCATCGAAGCCGCCCGGGCGCCCGTGCCTGTGTCGACTGCGATGACGCGGGACCGCGTCCGGGAAGCCGCGGTCGCCGATGAAGCTCATGGGGCGGCGGGTCGGTTCTCCGATGGGCGGCCCTCTGCGGGGCGCCCATCGCCGGCGCCCCGCAGAGCACACCGCCTAACTGCACTGCTGCTTGGATTCCTCCGCTGTGGTTCCGTCGACGCCGCCGGGCGAGGAGCCGCCACCGCTGCCCGCGGTGCTGGTGAAACCGTCCCAGTCCTGGGCGAGGACCAGCTGCACGGTGTCGCCGAGGCTGGTGTTCTCCACGACGGTGGCGTTGACGGCTTCGTCGGCGAGGGCCTGGGCGTGGGCCTTCTTGCCGGACCCGTAGTAGATCGTGGTCTGGGCGGGGATCTGCACCGGGTTGCCGGTGTTGGCGACCTGGAAGCCTTCCGTGGTCAGCCACTGGCCCACCTGCTCGGCCAGCCCCGGAGTGCCCTCGCCGTTGAGCACCTCCACGGAGACGTCGCCGGGTGCGACCTGCTCCTGCTGCTCCTCGTCGCCGTCGCCGTCGCCGCCGCCCCCGTCGCCGCCGTCGTCGTCGCCGGTGAGGCTCTGGTCCTTGGCGATGGCCTCGAACAGCTGCGAGGCCTGCGGCTGGGTGAGAGCCAGGCGGTTCTCGTTCTCGGGAGCCTGGCCGTTGGGGGTGGTGACGAAGTTGATGTTGCCGAGGTCGACTTCGCGCATCGCGATGGCGATGTCGGACATGACATCCAGCGTCAGCTCGTCGTCGGTGGTCATGGTCTCGGTGACCGAGCTGAGGAAGCCGGTGATGTTGCTCGGGCGGTTGAGGATCTCGCCCTGCATGACCTGGTTGAGCATCGCGCCGAGGAACTCCTGCTGGCGCTTGATGCGGCTGACGTCGCTGCCGTCGCCCTGCCCGTAGCGCGAGCGCATGTAGCCCAGCGACTCCTCGCCGTCGAGCGTCTGCTCGCCGGCGTCCAGGTGCAGCTTGGCGTCCTCGTCGTCGATGGGATCGGGGATGCACATCCGCACGCCGCCGATGGAGTCGACGATGCCTTTGAACCCGGTGAAGTCGACGCTGACGAAGTGGTCGATGCGGATGCCGGTGACGGACTCGACGGCCTTCCACTGGCACTGCACGCCGCCGAGGGACAGCGGCGAGTTGATCATGCCGCGCTGGGCGGCCATGCCGGCGGTGTCGCCCTGGCCCTCGCACGCGGGCAGGTCGACGATCAGGTCGCGGGGCAGGTTGACCAGCGTCGCGCGGCCGTTGTTGGGAGAGATGTGCGCGACGATCAGGGTGTCGGGGCGCTGTCCCTCGGCCTCGCCGTAGTCCGCGTTCTCACCGGTGCGGACGTCCGAGCCGATCACCATGATGTTCATCGCGCCCTCGACCCTGTTCGGCCGGTCGCCGAAGGAGTCGGTGTCGATGTTCTGCTGTTCGATGTTGCCGTAGATGTCGTAGTAGGCGGCGTAGGCGGTGAGGCTGGTGCCGATCACCGCCGCGGTCGTCAGAACCGCGATCCAGCCGCCCACGGACAGGCTCTTGCGCGCTGTGCGGCCCTTCGCCGAACCTCGCGATGAGCGTTTTCCGGGCATTTCGCACCAATGAGGGGAGGGGTCAGGTCAACGGCCTGCGGGGGTCGGCGTGAGCGGGGGTGCCGGGCCGCGCACCGGCTGTCGCCGTGGCGCGCTCCATGTCCAGCCGCTGTTGCAGGCTAGCCGAATCGCCGCCGGGCAGGAGCACGAGCGCGATCCCGCCCGCGAGGGGGCCCAGCAGCACGTCCAGGCGCGATCCCAGGGCAGCGGGGGAGTCCGGTGCAGAGGTGATGATAGCCACGCGGTCGGCGGCTGTCAGCCCCCACTCCTCCAGCTTCCGGCGACCGGACGCGGCCAGCTCGGTCCCGGTGCAGGTGACGGCCGTGATTGCGCCCCCCAGCAGGTCGGTGCCGCCGGCCGCCTCGGGCGGGACCTCGAACGCCGCAGCGTCGGGGGCCGCGGGATCGGCGTCGAAGCGGTCGCCGTAGCCGCGCACCTCGAC contains:
- a CDS encoding glycosyltransferase family 4 protein codes for the protein MTQGLAAAGCEATLLLKAPVTTDRLVAPLAEVPGVTVRRPHEEGLVPEAGRRGLTPDQAVELITRLDAEHGYDLVVVRGSRLAVAAAQNEQLDGRLWTYLTDVPQSVAGMTATAVSEISDIAVASRLLLCQTEELRGFLESSVPAACGKSVLFPPVVVTPDDAHGTGEPHQPLKLVYTGKFAPRWNTLEMTELPAALARRGVPAELHMIGDKVHRDSPEWARSMSRALESTDGLTWHGGKPRAEALAISAQCDVGLSWRSPEMDASLELSTKVLELGALGLPVVVNRTPMHERLLGADYPLFAGEDADSVADALTLAADPDLYREAAERCRTAAADFSLDRAAERLRSYLDLVFPQAPAGTDPQRPVKVVIAGHDLKFFTRLSEFLTSLPGLEVRVDQWESLRNHDQYRSRELAAWADVVICEWCGPNALFYAEHKRAGQRLVVRLHRFELYAEWPRKLDIDKVDAVVCVSPYYASLTRELAGWPADKVVVLPNWVDVDQLDRPKLPGAEFTLGMVGIAPSRKRLDRGIEVLGELRRRDPRFTLAVKTKQPWDYWWVWNRPEEREYYERTYRTVQRDPLLAEGVVFDPFGPDVATWLRRVGFMLSTSDDESFHLAPAECAASGGVPAVLTWPGADTIYSGRWLHDSPAEMAEAIHGVVSEGRFDAARMAARAEITGNYSLDRVCGMWTDLVVHGKVPAVQDPVGAAAA
- a CDS encoding LCP family protein, translated to MGGWIAVLTTAAVIGTSLTAYAAYYDIYGNIEQQNIDTDSFGDRPNRVEGAMNIMVIGSDVRTGENADYGEAEGQRPDTLIVAHISPNNGRATLVNLPRDLIVDLPACEGQGDTAGMAAQRGMINSPLSLGGVQCQWKAVESVTGIRIDHFVSVDFTGFKGIVDSIGGVRMCIPDPIDDEDAKLHLDAGEQTLDGEESLGYMRSRYGQGDGSDVSRIKRQQEFLGAMLNQVMQGEILNRPSNITGFLSSVTETMTTDDELTLDVMSDIAIAMREVDLGNINFVTTPNGQAPENENRLALTQPQASQLFEAIAKDQSLTGDDDGGDGGGGDGDGDEEQQEQVAPGDVSVEVLNGEGTPGLAEQVGQWLTTEGFQVANTGNPVQIPAQTTIYYGSGKKAHAQALADEAVNATVVENTSLGDTVQLVLAQDWDGFTSTAGSGGGSSPGGVDGTTAEESKQQCS